One region of Phoenix dactylifera cultivar Barhee BC4 unplaced genomic scaffold, palm_55x_up_171113_PBpolish2nd_filt_p 000564F, whole genome shotgun sequence genomic DNA includes:
- the LOC120106555 gene encoding putrescine hydroxycinnamoyltransferase 1-like, producing MGMAVGMADVGMVEVVESGFVVPSEGTPKKAIWLSNLDVWYRRYYTATVYVYRPNGDPNFFSVEAMKAALGKALVPFYPMAGRLGVDRDGRLEIQCTGEGVLFVVARSKFTLRDFKDSTPSVDVRPLLVPPVESAEPPCILLMLQVTFLKCGGVCLGVNMHHSVADGPGSIHFINTFSDIARGVGLTAPPFLNRTLLRPRSPPTVLFDHAEYLGQPSGDPLNAVIPLAKPVLLKVSRDQLDYLKSGNRSGLSTFRALSAHVWRCACKARELHSVRVTRLNISVDARSRLEPPLPPTYFGNAAFRTSVVATAGEVLSDPLEHLAEKIHGATVRSNDELFRSLIDVLEEVNMSRMHVSAWALPGTDLYVVSWLRMPIYEADFGWGKPAFMGMTAPRMPCGMVHIMRSPGDDGGISLVVTLETENMPRFKKLFYEGLEGVESA from the exons ATGGGGATGGCTGTGGGAATGGCGGACGTGGGCATGGTGGAGGTAGTGGAGTCCGGTTTCGTGGTTCCCAGCGAGGGGACCCCAAAGAAGGCGATCTGGCTGTCCAATCTAGATGTATGGTATCGTAGGTATTACACCGCCACTGTCTATGTCTACAGGCCCAATGGAGACCCGAACTTCTTCTCCGTGGAGGCCATGAAGGCGGCCCTGGGCAAGGCGCTGGTGCCCTTCTACCCCATGGCCGGGAGGCTCGGGGTGGACCGTGACGGCCGGCTTGAGATACAGTGTACCGGGGAGGGCGTCCTCTTTGTGGTGGCCCGATCCAAGTTCACTCTCCGTGACTTCAAGGATTCTACACCATCAGTGGACGTGAGGCCGCTATTGGTGCCTCCGGTGGAGTCCGCTGAGCCTCCTTGCATCTTGCTCATGCTTCAA GTAACATTTCTCAAGTGCGGCGGTGTGTGCTTGGGCGTCAACATGCACCACTCAGTAGCCGACGGCCCCGGCTCGATCCACTTCATCAACACATTTTCTGACATCGCCCGAGGTGTTGGCCTGACGGCTCCTCCCTTCCTCAACCGCACCCTCCTCCGGCCGCGGTCCCCTCCCACCGTCCTCTTCGACCACGCCGAGTACCTTGGACAGCCATCAGGCGATCCCTTAAATGCGGTCATCCCCCTCGCCAAACCTGTGCTCCTCAAAGTATCCAGAGATCAGCTCGATTACCTCAAGAGCGGAAACAGATCAGGCCTCTCCACCTTCAGAGCGCTCTCGGCGCACGTGTGGCGGTGCGCGTGCAAGGCCCGTGAGCTTCATAGCGTTCGAGTGACGCGGCTGAACATAAGCGTCGATGCTCGCTCCCGCCTGGAGCCGCCGCTCCCGCCGACCTACTTCGGCAACGCTGCCTTTAGGACGTCGGTGGTCGCGACGGCGGGGGAGGTCCTATCTGATCCTCTGGAGCATCTGGCCGAAAAGATCCATGGCGCTACCGTTCGATCAAATGACGAGCTTTTTAGGTCGCTCATAGACGTTTTGGAGGAGGTGAACATGAGTCGTATGCATGTATCGGCGTGGGCGCTGCCTGGCACCGACCTATATGTCGTCTCCTGGCTGAGGATGCCGATCTACGAGGCCGACTTCGGCTGGGGGAAGCCGGCGTTCATGGGCATGACAGCACCGCGCATGCCATGTGGAATGGTGCACATCATGCGCAGCCCTGGAGACGACGGCGGGATTTCCCTTGTGGTGACATTGGAGACGGAGAACATGCCAAGGTTCAAGAAGTTGTTCTATGAGGGGTTGGAGGGGGTGGAATCAGCTTAG
- the LOC103697378 gene encoding putrescine hydroxycinnamoyltransferase 1-like, with amino-acid sequence MGKTVEILETGLVTPSDDTPKHEIWLSNLDLLVARGHTPTVYFYRPNGAPNFFSAEAMKAALGKALVPFYPLAGRLGVSREGRVEIQCTGEGVLFVVARSDSTVDEFGDFAPSTEMRQLLVPSVESGDPPCILVMFQVTFFKCGGVCLGAAVHHTAADGLGALHFANSWAEIARGIELAVPPYLDRTLLRARSPPTVLLDHVEYSQKPQAKPSSGSKCPFDSAILKLSKNQLNSLKNVGGGKKPLSTFKAVVAHVWRCACKARQLSSDLETRLYMTADARARVKPPLPEGYLGNAIFRTSAVATAGEVLSNPLEFSADMIHGATVRLNDEFIRSLVDYLEQLEDVRGLQKGRWAMPGTDLWVISWQGLPIYEADFGWGKPVFMGRACLQFSGLVYIMNNPGDDGGLSLAVALEPENMPRLRKIFYDELAGF; translated from the exons ATGGGGAAGACGGTGGAGATATTGGAGACCGGCTTGGTGACTCCGAGCGACGACACCCCAAAGCATGAGATCTGGCTATCAAACCTGGATCTATTGGTGGCCCGGGGTCACACGCCAACGGTCTATTTCTACCGGCCCAACGGGGCCCCCAACTTCTTCTCGGCGGAGGCCATGAAGGCGGCTCTGGGCAAGGCTTTGGTGCCATTCTACCCGCTGGCCGGCCGGCTTGGGGTGAGCCGGGAGGGCCGGGTCGAGATCCAGTGCACAGGGGAGGGGGTTCTCTTCGTCGTTGCCCGCTCCGACTCGACGGTTGATGAGTTTGGGGACTTCGCGCCATCGACGGAGATGAGGCAGTTGCTGGTGCCGTCGGTGGAGTCCGGCGACCCACCGTGCATCTTAGTCATGTTTCAG GTAACGTTCTTCAAGTGTGGTGGGGTGTGCTTGGGCGCCGCCGTGCATCACACCGCCGCAGACGGGCTCGGCGCACTACACTTCGCCAACTCATGGGCCGAAATTGCCCGAGGCATCGAGCTCGCCGTCCCCCCTTACCTCGACCGCACCCTTCTCCGAGCTCGGTCTCCACCGACCGTGCTCCTCGACCATGTCGAATACTCGCAGAAGCCGCAAGCGAAGCCTTCCAGCGGCAGCAAATGCCCCTTCGACTCCGCCATCCTAAAGCTATCCAAGAACCAGCTCAATTCCCTCAAGAACGTCGGCGGCGGCAAGAAGCCCCTCTCCACCTTCAAAGCGGTCGTCGCCCACGTGTGGCGTTGCGCGTGCAAGGCCCGCCAGCTTTCAAGCGATCTGGAAACCCGACTGTACATGACCGCCGATGCGCGCGCTCGCGTTAAGCCCCCACTTCCAGAAGGCTATCTCGGCAACGCCATCTTCAGGACGTCGGCAGTTGCGACGGCCGGAGAAGTCTTGTCCAATCCACTCGAGTTCAGCGCGGACATGATCCATGGTGCAACCGTTCGATTAAATGACGAATTCATCCGGTCGCTCGTAGACTACTTGGAGCAGCTCGAGGATGTGAGGGGGTTGCAGAAGGGTAGGTGGGCGATGCCGGGCACTGATCTGTGGGTGATCAGCTGGCAGGGGCTGCCGATCTATGAGGCCGACTTTGGATGGGGGAAGCCAGTGTTCATGGGGCGCGCGTGCCTGCAATTCAGTGGGCTGGTGTACATCATGAACAACCCCGGAGACGATGGTGGTCTCTCGTTGGCGGTGGCGCTGGAGCCGGAGAATATGCCGAGGCTCAGGAAGATATTCTATGACGAGTTGGCTGGCTTCTGA